The genomic DNA CGTTTGATTAGTAATAATTTACAACTTTTTGTGTTTGTAATGTTGCCAGCAACGTTTGGTATGATTGTTTTAGCGCAACCACTATACACTGTTTTTTACATGCCAGATGCTTTAGGCACTTCTTTATTAGTGCAAGCTTGTTATGCTAGTTTATTCTTGGGCTTGTATATGTTAGTGTCAAATATGTTAATGGGGATGTATGAAAATCGTGACGCAATGCGTTATTTAGGAATTGGTTTAGCAGTGAAATTAATCGTGCAATTCCCCGCAATCCGTTTATTTGAAGTTTACGGTCCGTTATTAGCAACGATGATTGGCTTTACGGTTTCTTGCGTATTGATTCTAAGAAGAATTCGTCAAGTGACACGTTTTAATTACAAATTAACCTTACGGCGAACATTGTTAATGTTCTGTATTACAGTCATCATGATGATTATCGCTTTGATTTTCCGTCAGTTCTTGTATCTATTTTTAGATCCAACTAGACGTTTCCAAGCCTTCATTATCGTTGTAATTGTGGCTGCTGCAGGAGGCGCTTTTTATGGCTATTCGGTCTTGAAGATTCGCTTAGCTGATCGTTTATTAGGGAAAAATGCCGCAAAATTACGTGCAAAATTCAATATTAAATAATAGCTGATTGAACTCCTTTCAGCAGATTCTCTTAAGAGACAAGGCTTGAGACATCGATCGATTCGATTTATGTCCCAAGCTATTTTTTTAAAGGAAAGAGGAATGACGATGCGTTTAGATAAATTTTTAGCCGATGTTGGTATCGGTAGTCGTAAAGAAATCAAACAATTGTTAAAGAAAAAAGTCGTTACGGTGAATGGTGACGTCGTAAAAGAAGCCAAAACACAAGTAAATGAAGAAACAGATCAAATTGCCTTGATGGGAGAAATTCTTACGTATCAGAAATTCTTTTATTACATGTTGCATAAACCACAAGGTGTCATTTCTGCGACGGAAGATCAGCGAGATGAAACGGTAATTGACTTGTTAACTGATCAGGATTACCGTGCCGACTTGTTCCCAGTTGGTCGCTTGGATAAAGATACTGAAGGCTTGCTTCTATTAACAAATGATGGCCAGTTAGCGCATCAATTATTATCACCCAAAAAGCATGTGGATAAAGAATATTTAGCTGA from Enterococcus faecalis includes the following:
- a CDS encoding pseudouridine synthase; amino-acid sequence: MRLDKFLADVGIGSRKEIKQLLKKKVVTVNGDVVKEAKTQVNEETDQIALMGEILTYQKFFYYMLHKPQGVISATEDQRDETVIDLLTDQDYRADLFPVGRLDKDTEGLLLLTNDGQLAHQLLSPKKHVDKEYLAEVEGLVTAEDCQLFAQGFALKDGEIVKPSRLVIETINEEEGTSVVRLVIQEGKFHQVKRMLATVGKPVTYLKRLRMGELWLDETLELGGYRPLTEAELQQLQPKQSYLN